The nucleotide window GGCGAGGAACGCTTCCTGGGGGATTTCCACGTTGCCCATGCGGCGCATACGCTTCTTACCCTCTTTCTGTTTTTCCAGCAATTTGCGTTTCCGGGAGATGTCGCCGCCGTAGCACTTGGCGGTCACGTCCTTGCGGAACGGCGCGTTGCGCTCCTTGGCCACGACCTTGTTGCCGATGGCGGCCTGGATGACCACCTCGAACATCTGGCGCGGGATGGAGCGCTTGAGTTTAAGAGCCAGGGACCGGCCGATGCGGGCGGAGTTCTCGCGGTGCACGATGCAGGAAAATGCGTCAACGGGGTCGCCGTTGATCAGGATGTCCAGCCGCACCAGGTCCGCCTGGCGGTAGTCGATGATCACGTAATCCAGCGAGGCATAGCCCTTGGTGGACGATTTGAGCTTGTCGAAGAAGTCGTACATGACCTCGGCGAACGGCATCTCGTAGGTGATGACCACCCGGGTTTCGGTCAGGTAGGCCATGTTCTTCTGGATGCCGCGCTTTTCCTCGCACAGGGCGAGCACCGCGCCCACGAACTCGTTGGGCACGTGCACCTCGAGGCGCACGAAGGGCTCGCGGATGGACGCGATCTTGGTCGGGTCCGGCAGCTTGGACGGGTTGTCGATGATCAGGGTCTCGCCGGTCACGGTCTCCACTTCGTAGATCACGGACGGGGCCGTGGTGATGAGCCGGGCCTCGAACTCGCGTTCCAGCCGCTCCTGGATGATCTCGATGTGCAGCAGGCCGAGGAAGCCGCAGCGGAAGCCGAAGCCCAGCGCCTGGGAGGTCTCGGGCTCGTAGCTGAAGGCCGCGTCGTTGAGCTGGAGCTTTTCCAGGGCCGCCTTGAGGTTCTCGTACTCGCTCGGCTCCACCGGGTAGAGGCCGGAGAAGACCATGGGCTTGACCGGCTTGAAGCCGGGGTACGGCTCCGGGGTCGGCCTCTCGGCATGGGTGATGGTGTCGCCCACGGGCGCGTCGCCCAGTTCCTTCATGGACGCGCACATGAACCCGACCTCGCCCGGTCCCATGGACTTGATGTCCACGGCCTCGGGCATGAACGCGCCCAGCCGGGTGACTTCGAACTTCTTGCCGGAGGAATAAATCTTGATCCGGTCGCCCTTCTTGATCTGGCCGTCGAGGATGCGGAACAGGACCACCACGCCCTGGTAGGAGTCGTACCAGGAGTCGAAGATGAGCGCCTTGAGCGGCGCGTCCGGGTCGCCCTCGGGCGGCGGCAGCAGGTGGATCACGGCGTCGAGGACCTGCTGGACGTTCTTGCCGGTCTTGGCCGAGACCATGATCGGGTTGGAGCAGTCCAGGCCGATGACGTCCTCGATCTCTCTGGAGATCATTTCCGGGTCCGCGCTGGGCAGGTCGATCTTGTTCAGGACCGGGATGACTTCCAGGTCGTTGTCCATGGCCAGATACACGTTGGCCAGGGTCTGGGCCTCAACGCCCTGGGTGGCGTCCACCACCAGGAGCGCGCCCTCGCAGGACGACAGGGACCGGGACACCTCGTAGGAGAAGTCCACATGGCCGGGGGTGTCGATGAGGTTTAAGATGTATTTCTCGCCGTCGGTGTCGGTGTACGGGATGCGCACGGTCTGGGCCTTGATGGTGATGCCGCGCTCCCGCTCCAGGTCCATCTTGTCGAGGTACTGCTCTTTTTTGTCGCGGTCCCCGACCATGCCGGTGATCTCGAGGATGCGGTCCGCCAGCGTCGACTTGCCGTGGTCGATATGGGCGATGATGCTGAAATTTCGTATTTTATTGATTTTGCTCATAGTTTATTTGCTCAGGCGATTCTCAAGCCGCTCAAAAAGGTGCGAATACAAAGCGCAAGGTCACAGAGTGTTGGAGCCCATCTCCTTAATATAAGGACACTCTTTGGCCGCAGCAACGCAGCAGTCGTGCGTTTTTCAGCGGTTTGATCACTCGGACACAGGGAAAGACCCCTTTGACCGGGTGTCGGAAGGCTCTATTAAGGTATTTAATGATGGTTGTCTATTTTGTGATGAGGCCTGCGCCGGCGAACGCTTCGAGCAGCGCGGCCTGAAGCAGCCGGGGTTCAACCCCGGCGGGGGAGGAGAAGAATTATTGATGCCGCCGTTGGCGGCGATAGGGAATTTTTTAAGATTGCGCTAACGCGCGCCCTCCCGGCGGGGTCCGTTTTTTTGTTGGGGCAAAAAAACGGACCCCGCCGGGAGGGCAACAAAAAAAATGGAGGAGCGCCAGCGACGGCTCTCCTCAAAATTCTCCCTTATCCCAACAATCGCAGCCCCTTGGGCTGCCACCTCTCTTCTTCAAAACCGCCCGCCAGGGCATTGACTACCGACCCCGGATAGCTATTATTCTATTAGGAGAAACAGCTAACGGAGGTGCATTCCAATGATCACTTTCAACGGCATCAATCACCATATCTCCACCTGACGCGGCCGTGAAACCGCCCGTAGGCGTGGACCCGGGGCACGGCAAAGCCCCGCCTCCCCACACGGCCAATGCGCAGATGGACGGTCCAGCCCGGACCCAATGAAAAAGCCGCCCCCAAAGGGCGGCTTCCTTTGATATTGATGGCAAACCCATCATTGTTCCAGCGAATATGGATTCAAAAACTGTCTGCGCCAGAGGGAAGCCCTTTCGATTGCGGTCAATCGGCCCTCTTCGCACACCATGTCCCAATTATCGCGAATGGCGGCTTCCGTCCCATCGCAAATACTCCGCGCCTCGTCTTCGGACAAAAGAAAAGCATTGGCAGCCGCGAGACACGTCTTCAAGCGGCTGCTGCGGTCGTTGCCGGTGATGAGCATGGCCTGGGCGGCCTCGTTTCCGGTCCTGCCCTGAGGGCAGATGTCGTAGGCCGGGGTCAGGGAAAGATTCCGCCCATCCCAAAAGGCTGCGTGGTTGCGGGCATGGTCGTCGGTGTTGCCGCTCATGACGTTGAACACCAGCCGGGTGAACAGCTCCCGGAGGGTTTCCCTTGGGCGCGTGAACCGATGACGGATGATCTCGGCCAGGTCCTCGTAGCTCGCGTACCGGGCCATCATTTCGTCCAGGCCGAACAGGGTCAGGGCCGAAAGCATTGCCCTGCGCCGCCAGCCGTCGTCCGTGCGCACCCGGTCGAACCGCTCCACCAGAAGCACGTCCCGTCCGGCGGCCTGGACCAGCCGGACCGGAGCCGCGTCCACTCCGGCCAGCCCGGCCAAACGCATGGCCACGAACTCGGCCTTGACCACATTGTACACGTCGGTGGTGGACGAAAACTTGGCCACGTACTTGCGGTCGCCGTCCTCGATCAGGGCCTTGGGCCTGGCCCCGCCGATGGATGAGCCGTGAAAAAGCGCCTGGTCCAACTCCGGCGAGAGCGGGACGCCCTTCTCCACCCGGTCCGCCGAGTCCAGCAGTTCGGCCAGGTCCGCGTTCTTGGCGTTGCGCCCCACATACTCCGTGGGCGACGCCTGGAAATCCAGCGCCCCGATGCGGTCCGAACCGGACTCCAGCAGATACGTCAACTCATCAAGAGCCACCGGATCGGCCTCGGCCCCCTTAATGCCGAGCACCCTGTTCAGGATGACCCGACGCCCCCAGGCGTCGGGCGCGCCGTCCCGAATGCAGCCGGGCATGGAGAGTCCCGGACGCAAAGGGAGGACGCCCGCCCGCAAAGGCAGCTCATCCTCGAAAATCGATATCGCCGCAGAAGATTGCCCCACGCGCTCAAGATAGGACCGACCATAGTTGAATCGGAGTCCGCCTTCGTCGGGAGCCAGTCGCCCCGCGACCACCGGCTCGGTCTCGCCGGGCAGCCACACCCACACATAGGCCTCGGCACGGCTCTCCCTAGAAGTCATCGATCACCTCCCGGTCCCTGCTGCGCACGGACTTGGGGAGCAGGGCAAGCCGATCGTCCACCTGCCGGGAAAGACGCTCCAACCCCCTGCCATCCGCGTCGAACAGCTTGACGCCGACTATGGCCGCCACCTCGAACACCGAGCCGATCCCCACCGTGGGCACCCCTCGCTCTATGCGCTGCAACATGCTGCGGGACACCCCGGCCCGGTCCGCCAAATCCTGCGTGGTCAGCCCACGCTCCTTGCGGCCCGACCGGATCATCTTCCCCAGCAGACGCACGGCTTCACCGCTGTACCGGGAATATGTGCGGACAGATAGTTTGCTCATAAACACACCTATTAAATGGTTTATAAATGACCCATAAACTTCTTTAACGATTCATATATAACTCACAAGTTCAATAATGGCAATCCATGATCAACAAAAAAGCCGCCCCTTGGGGCGGCTTCCGTTTTCCCGTCCATATAACAACTGGAATCTATCCCTTCAATTCCTCGATCCGCTGCTTGATGTAGGCCTGAATCTCCTCCACCATGCCCTCGGCAAGCGGGACCAACTTCCCGGCCATGTCGGCGGCAGTCGACTCCTCAATATCACTCATCATGCCGATGGTGAAGGGGTCGGCCTCGCCCTCGAACGGCACCAAACCGCAACCGCCGATGGAACCGACGACCTCGCCGTCCGCCAGGACAGGCACCGCAACCCGCATCATGCCCGCGTCGCATTCCTCGGAAAAAGGCTCGCCCTGCTTCATGAGCCGGGTGAACATCTGGCCCGCAGGCACGCAGATGGAACCGAACCCCTTGTCGTCGTCGCGGATGGCCCGGCACAGCCTGTTGCCCCAGGTGGTGCCGAACAGCCGCTTGCCGTCCGCGTCCATGATGTCGGCGTTCAGGCCGAACCGCTCGGACAGCTCCAACTGGAGCGCCCGCAGATCCTCGGCAGGGATCACATCGGTGATTTTCATATGCCAAACCCTCGTTTTCTGGTCTGAAATTATCCGGAAGCAGCCTGTTTACTCCGAATCGACCCGGTGCGCAAGTTGGCCGGGGAGCGGGCGGCCCGGCGCACGATTTTGGTTTTCAGACCCGGCAAAACCCGCTAGAATCAGGGGCGGAGACACCAATGGATTTCGACACAAAGACTTCACTTCGCGCCATGACCTTCGGCGTACCCTGGAACCTGGCGCTGCTGACCATCGGCGCGTTCCTCATCGCCTTCGCGGTCAAATCCGTGGCCATGCCCCACGGCCTGCTCACGGGCGGCATGTCGGGCATCGCCCTGCTATGCTACTACGCCTTCGACGGCCTGACCACCGGCCAGTGGTATTTTCTGCTCAACCTGCCGGTGTTCGTGCTCGGCTGGGTGTTCGTCAGCCGCAGGTTCTTCTTCTACTCGCTGTACGGCATGATCATCTCGTCCGTGTTCATCGACATCATCCCGTGGCAGTTCAAGTTCGACGACATCTGGCTGGCGGTCATCATCGCCGGGGCACTGCTCGGCGCGGGCGTGGGCGTGGCCCTGCGGTCGCTGGGCTCCACCGGCGGCGCGGACATCCTGGCCGTGATCTGCAAGGAAAAGTTCAACATGTCCATGGGCTCGTTCGAGCTGTGGTTCAACATGATCGGCTTCCTGGGCGGATTCATCTACCTGGATGCGCACGTCGTGCTCTATTCCATCGCCATGACCTTCGTCATCGCCTTCGCCATCGAGTACGTGCTCGGCATGTTCTCCGAACGCAAGATGATCATGATCGTCTCCGACCACCACGCGGCCCTGAACGCGGCCATCCTGACCGACCTCGACCGGGGCGTGACCCTGCTCGACGGGCACGGCGGTTATACCGGGGACCCCAAGAAGGTGATCCTGACCATGGTCTCCTCCATCCAGCTCAAGGAACTGGAGGAGCTGGTCTACAACATCGACCCGGACGCGTTCTTCATCATGGGCTCGGGCTTCCACGTCCAGGGCCAGGGATTCTCGTCCAGAAAGGTGTACTGACATGTTCACCGCAACCGAGAAAGAGGCAGTTCCCCGCACCATCGGCCTGATCACCGACTTCGGCCTGACCGACCCCTACGTGGGCCAGATGAAGGCCGTCCTGGCCAAGAAGGCCCCGCACTGCCCGGTGGTGGACATCTCCCACGGCGTGGAGCCCTTCAACGTGGCCCAGGCCGGTTTCTTCCTGGCCGCCAGCTACGTCCACTTCCCGGACGACGCGGTCATCCTGGCCGTGGTCGACCCCGGCGTGGGCACGGGCCGCAGGATCGTGGGCGTGGAGATCGGCGACCGGCTGCTCATCGCCCCGGACAACGGGCTGCTCACCCTGGCCCTGAAATTCGCCTGGTCCGAGGCGCGCGCCTATGACCTGTCCAGGGCCGTGGACGCGCCCAAGAAGGTCTCGCACACCTTCCACGGGCGGGACGTGTTCGCGCCCCTGGCCGCATGGTTCGCCCTGGGCGGCAAACCCGCCAGCCTCGGCGAGGAGATCGCCCCGGAGGACATGGTCACCCGCACCTGGTCCGAACCGAACATTTCCGCCGACCGGGCGCGCTGCCACGTGCTGCACATCGACCGGTTCGGCAACTGCGTGCTCAACCTCGAGGCGGGCAGCCTCGGCACCCCGGCGGCCCTGCGCCTGACCTCGCCCGCAGGCGGCCCCCTTGCCTACGCCACCCGTTACGCGGACATGCCCGAGGGCGACCCCGGCCTGCTCGAAGGCAGCCAGGGATTCCTGGAGATCGCCGTCAACCAGCGGTCCGCGGCCAAACGGTTCGGCCTGTCCATGGGCGACGAGATCGAACTTTCCTGGGAGAGATAGACCATGCGCCACTTCCTCGACACCCTCGGCTTCCTGACCCGCCTGGCCCCGGCCCGCGTCATTCCGGACGAATCCATGAACCGGTGCATGCGCTACATGGCCCCGGTGGGCGCGCTCCTCGGCGCGGTGGTGGCCCTGCCCTTCTGGCTCGGCCTGTTCGGAAACTCCCCCTGGGTCCAGGCCTGGCTCATGACCGCCCTGTCCGTCATCCTGACGCGCGGCCTGCATTTCGACGGGCTGGCCGACATCTGCGACGGCGTCACCACCCACACCGACCCCACGCGGTTCTGGGAAGTGGTCAAGGACAGCCGGTCCGGCGCGTTCGGCGTCATCGGCCTGGTCATGGTCATCGTCGGGCAGGTCGTCCTGTTCCACGAGATGGCCTCGCGCGGCGACTATGAAGCCGTGGTCTGGGTGTTCATCCTGGGCCGGGCCGGAGCCGTCTGGCTCGGCTACCACGTCCGCCACCTAGTCCGCCCCGGGCTGGGCAAGCTGTACATCGACGGCGCCACCCTGGGCGTGGCCCTGGCCACCACGGCCGTGACCTTCGCCGCCGGGCTCTATCTGGCCGGACTCTACGCCGCCCTGGCCGGCGTGCTCATCGCCACCCTGGCCCTGCTCGGCCTGTTCCGGCTGGCCGAAAAGGTGGGCGGCGCAAACGGCGACTTCCTGGGCTGCGCCGTGCTCCTGGGCGAGCTGGCCGCCGGGCTGGGATACGTCCTGGTCATCTAGCCGGGAACCATTGCGGGCAAACGCTTTCCGCATCTTAACATTTCTTAATATTCATTAACGCATTTCTGGCGCGTCCCTTGCTGCGATCGCCCAAGGCAGAGGCACGGGCAATTTTTGCCCTCTCCATTCACCTCCAGCAAGAGGAGCAGATCATGAGCATTGATTCTGTGAGCGGCTCGAGCGCGTCCCTCAACTTGGCCGAGATGATGCAGCAGGCCAGGAATGAACGGCCCGACCCGGACGAGATGGCGGAGTTCATCATCGGACAGGACGACACCGACGGCGACGGGGTCCTGACCCTCGAGGAAACGCCGCTCGATGCGGAGCGGTTCGGCCAGATCGACGCCGACGGCGACGGCTTCATCACTGCCGAAGAGTTGAGCGCCGACGCGGAAAGCCATGCCCAGGGGCCCGAGGCCATGGGCGGGGGCAAGGGAGCGCCGCCCTCCGACTCGGAATCCGGGTCCGGCGAGAGCGAGGAAGAGTATGACGCCTACGACCTCAACGAGGACGGCGTGGTCACCCTGGACGAATTGCTCCAGGCCTTCCGACAGGGCGACGACAGCCTGAACTTCATCTTCGGCGAATCGGAAAACGGCGTGTCCGCCCTGACCCAGCGCCTGGCCATGGCCGCCTACCAGGCCCAGGCCGCCGAGTAGCATCCCGACCGACCATCGGAAATGCCTGACCACATCTCTCCCATGGACGGGGGAGATGCGTGTCCGGGCTTGCATTGAAATCCGCCCGGCCCTCTTGGCAAAAGTCCTCCTCCCCGATAGTATCCGGCAATCAATACTGCCACTTTGGAGGAACCCATGCCATCCCGACTGTTGCTGGCCCTGGCGGCCCTGCTGCTCATGCTCCCCGGCTGCGCGCCCAAGATAAAGATATTCGCTTCCCAGGCCACCGAGCCGCTCAAGGAGTTCGTGGTGGACGGCGAGGGCCAAGGCAAGGTGGCCCTGATCCACCTGCGCGGCTTCCTCAGCTCCCAGCCCAAGATGGGCATGCTGCGCGCCCGGCCCAGCCAGGTGCAGGAGCTGGTCAACGCGCTCAAGCTGGCCGAGGCGGACGACGAGGTCGGGGCCGTGGTCATCGGCATCGACTCGCCCGGCGGCACCACCACCGCCTCGGACATCCTCTATCACGAGATACTCGGCTTCAAGCAGCGGTCCGGCAAGAAAGTCGTGGCCGCCATGTTCGACGTGGCCGCATCCGGCGGCTACTACGCGGCCCTGCCTGCGGACTGGATCATGGCCCACCCCACCACCATCACCGGGTCCGTGGGCGTAATCTTCATGCGGCCCAAGCTCTCCGGCCTCATGGACAAGGTCGGCGTGGACGTGGAGGTCTCCAAGTCCGGGCGCGACAAGGACATGGGCTCCCCGTTCCGGCCCACCACCCCTGAGGAGGAGGCGCTCTTCCAGGGAATCATCGACGACTTCGCGGCCCGCTTCCACACCCTGGTCGCCAAGCACAGGCCCCTGTCCCCGGCCCAGTTGGAGACCGTCAAGACGGCCCGCGTGTTCACGGCCGGGCAGGCCAGGCAGATCGGCCTCATCGATCAGGTCGGCTACGTGCAGGACGCCTTTGCCAAGGCGCGCGCCATGGCCGGGCTCGCCAAGGATGCCAGGGTCGTGACATACCGCCGCGACACCTACCCCAACGACAACCCCTACAACACCCTGGATTCGGCAGACCCGGCCAAGCTGAACATGCTCGGCGTGGACGCAGGCTTCATCATGCCGCCCAAGGCGGGGTTCTATTACGTCTGGCCGCAGGGCCTGACCAACTAGGAGGGACCCTGCCTCCGGGAACGGGACGCCCCGGCCACGGGCGTCCGCGCCCTCCCCGGCCCGTTTCAGGCCAAGGCTTCTTGCGCGGCAAAAGCCTTTGCCGTACAGTGGCGGTCCCAATGAATAGAAGGAGTTTTTCATGCAGCTGATTTCCGACCAGATAGCCGGATACGTGGAACGGTCCTCGTGGATCCGCAAGATGTTCGAAGAGGGCATCGCCCTGAAAAAACAGTTCGGCGAGGACGCGGTCTGCGACTTCAGCCTGGGCAACCCCGACCTGCCGCCGCCCGCCTCCGTCAAGGACGCGCTGCTCGAGCTGGCCGAGGACGCGGACAAGCCGTTCTTCATGGGCTACATGCCCAACTTCGGCTACCCGGACGTGCGCGAAAAGCTGGCCGCCGTGGTCAGCAAAGAGCAGGGCGTCAGCGTGCCCGCCGACTGCCTGGTCATCACCTGCGGCGCGGCCGGTGCGCTCAACTCCGTGTTCCGGGCCACCCTCGGCCCCGGCGACGAGGTCATCACCCCGACCCCGTTCTTCGTGGAGTACGGCTTCTACTGCGAGAACCACGGGGCCAAGCTGGTCCCGGTTCCGGCCAGGGAGCTGACCTTCGAGCTGGACCTGGACGCCATGGACAAGGCCATCACGGACAAGACCCGCGTGGTGCTCATCAACTCGCCCAACAACCCCACGGGCGCGGTCTACTCCCGCGAGCAGCTGGAAGGGCTGGCCGCAATCCTGGAAAAGCACAACCAGGGCCGCGAGCGCCCCATCATCCT belongs to Pseudodesulfovibrio portus and includes:
- a CDS encoding helix-turn-helix transcriptional regulator, with protein sequence MSKLSVRTYSRYSGEAVRLLGKMIRSGRKERGLTTQDLADRAGVSRSMLQRIERGVPTVGIGSVFEVAAIVGVKLFDADGRGLERLSRQVDDRLALLPKSVRSRDREVIDDF
- a CDS encoding adenosylcobinamide-GDP ribazoletransferase, giving the protein MRHFLDTLGFLTRLAPARVIPDESMNRCMRYMAPVGALLGAVVALPFWLGLFGNSPWVQAWLMTALSVILTRGLHFDGLADICDGVTTHTDPTRFWEVVKDSRSGAFGVIGLVMVIVGQVVLFHEMASRGDYEAVVWVFILGRAGAVWLGYHVRHLVRPGLGKLYIDGATLGVALATTAVTFAAGLYLAGLYAALAGVLIATLALLGLFRLAEKVGGANGDFLGCAVLLGELAAGLGYVLVI
- the sppA gene encoding signal peptide peptidase SppA, whose product is MPSRLLLALAALLLMLPGCAPKIKIFASQATEPLKEFVVDGEGQGKVALIHLRGFLSSQPKMGMLRARPSQVQELVNALKLAEADDEVGAVVIGIDSPGGTTTASDILYHEILGFKQRSGKKVVAAMFDVAASGGYYAALPADWIMAHPTTITGSVGVIFMRPKLSGLMDKVGVDVEVSKSGRDKDMGSPFRPTTPEEEALFQGIIDDFAARFHTLVAKHRPLSPAQLETVKTARVFTAGQARQIGLIDQVGYVQDAFAKARAMAGLAKDARVVTYRRDTYPNDNPYNTLDSADPAKLNMLGVDAGFIMPPKAGFYYVWPQGLTN
- a CDS encoding YitT family protein; its protein translation is MDFDTKTSLRAMTFGVPWNLALLTIGAFLIAFAVKSVAMPHGLLTGGMSGIALLCYYAFDGLTTGQWYFLLNLPVFVLGWVFVSRRFFFYSLYGMIISSVFIDIIPWQFKFDDIWLAVIIAGALLGAGVGVALRSLGSTGGADILAVICKEKFNMSMGSFELWFNMIGFLGGFIYLDAHVVLYSIAMTFVIAFAIEYVLGMFSERKMIMIVSDHHAALNAAILTDLDRGVTLLDGHGGYTGDPKKVILTMVSSIQLKELEELVYNIDPDAFFIMGSGFHVQGQGFSSRKVY
- a CDS encoding pyridoxal phosphate-dependent aminotransferase yields the protein MQLISDQIAGYVERSSWIRKMFEEGIALKKQFGEDAVCDFSLGNPDLPPPASVKDALLELAEDADKPFFMGYMPNFGYPDVREKLAAVVSKEQGVSVPADCLVITCGAAGALNSVFRATLGPGDEVITPTPFFVEYGFYCENHGAKLVPVPARELTFELDLDAMDKAITDKTRVVLINSPNNPTGAVYSREQLEGLAAILEKHNQGRERPIILLADEPYRFLAFDGVEVPSLLDIYDYSVVCSSFSKNLSMAGERIGYACINPAMPGKEALIGGVTLTNRILGFVNAPALAQKLLGKVLGSTVDASVYDARRKAMASILDNAGYEYTMPRGAFYFFPKAPGGDDVKFCASLTEEKVLAVPGTGFGRPGYFRLAFCVSEDVILRAKDGMAAAMAKYK
- a CDS encoding SAM hydrolase/SAM-dependent halogenase family protein encodes the protein MFTATEKEAVPRTIGLITDFGLTDPYVGQMKAVLAKKAPHCPVVDISHGVEPFNVAQAGFFLAASYVHFPDDAVILAVVDPGVGTGRRIVGVEIGDRLLIAPDNGLLTLALKFAWSEARAYDLSRAVDAPKKVSHTFHGRDVFAPLAAWFALGGKPASLGEEIAPEDMVTRTWSEPNISADRARCHVLHIDRFGNCVLNLEAGSLGTPAALRLTSPAGGPLAYATRYADMPEGDPGLLEGSQGFLEIAVNQRSAAKRFGLSMGDEIELSWER
- a CDS encoding PocR ligand-binding domain-containing protein — protein: MKITDVIPAEDLRALQLELSERFGLNADIMDADGKRLFGTTWGNRLCRAIRDDDKGFGSICVPAGQMFTRLMKQGEPFSEECDAGMMRVAVPVLADGEVVGSIGGCGLVPFEGEADPFTIGMMSDIEESTAADMAGKLVPLAEGMVEEIQAYIKQRIEELKG
- a CDS encoding EF-hand domain-containing protein; its protein translation is MSIDSVSGSSASLNLAEMMQQARNERPDPDEMAEFIIGQDDTDGDGVLTLEETPLDAERFGQIDADGDGFITAEELSADAESHAQGPEAMGGGKGAPPSDSESGSGESEEEYDAYDLNEDGVVTLDELLQAFRQGDDSLNFIFGESENGVSALTQRLAMAAYQAQAAE
- a CDS encoding type II toxin-antitoxin system HipA family toxin, producing MTSRESRAEAYVWVWLPGETEPVVAGRLAPDEGGLRFNYGRSYLERVGQSSAAISIFEDELPLRAGVLPLRPGLSMPGCIRDGAPDAWGRRVILNRVLGIKGAEADPVALDELTYLLESGSDRIGALDFQASPTEYVGRNAKNADLAELLDSADRVEKGVPLSPELDQALFHGSSIGGARPKALIEDGDRKYVAKFSSTTDVYNVVKAEFVAMRLAGLAGVDAAPVRLVQAAGRDVLLVERFDRVRTDDGWRRRAMLSALTLFGLDEMMARYASYEDLAEIIRHRFTRPRETLRELFTRLVFNVMSGNTDDHARNHAAFWDGRNLSLTPAYDICPQGRTGNEAAQAMLITGNDRSSRLKTCLAAANAFLLSEDEARSICDGTEAAIRDNWDMVCEEGRLTAIERASLWRRQFLNPYSLEQ
- the lepA gene encoding translation elongation factor 4, translating into MSKINKIRNFSIIAHIDHGKSTLADRILEITGMVGDRDKKEQYLDKMDLERERGITIKAQTVRIPYTDTDGEKYILNLIDTPGHVDFSYEVSRSLSSCEGALLVVDATQGVEAQTLANVYLAMDNDLEVIPVLNKIDLPSADPEMISREIEDVIGLDCSNPIMVSAKTGKNVQQVLDAVIHLLPPPEGDPDAPLKALIFDSWYDSYQGVVVLFRILDGQIKKGDRIKIYSSGKKFEVTRLGAFMPEAVDIKSMGPGEVGFMCASMKELGDAPVGDTITHAERPTPEPYPGFKPVKPMVFSGLYPVEPSEYENLKAALEKLQLNDAAFSYEPETSQALGFGFRCGFLGLLHIEIIQERLEREFEARLITTAPSVIYEVETVTGETLIIDNPSKLPDPTKIASIREPFVRLEVHVPNEFVGAVLALCEEKRGIQKNMAYLTETRVVITYEMPFAEVMYDFFDKLKSSTKGYASLDYVIIDYRQADLVRLDILINGDPVDAFSCIVHRENSARIGRSLALKLKRSIPRQMFEVVIQAAIGNKVVAKERNAPFRKDVTAKCYGGDISRKRKLLEKQKEGKKRMRRMGNVEIPQEAFLAVLKADED